A window of Castanea sativa cultivar Marrone di Chiusa Pesio chromosome 8, ASM4071231v1 genomic DNA:
gaatggcctgcaTGGAGATGTCAAACAGATGCATCATGGTAGGAGCAATAGAACAGTACTATTGGAAAGATTTTTATgcaaagagataaaaaaaaaaaaaaagagaagaaagaagtaatATAGCGAGGAAGTAATGGTTGGATGACATGTACCAAAGCTAAATCCCTTTTCAGGGAGAGGAAAAGGTGTGGCTTGCTTATCTTGTCTAGAGCCTCCATGTCCTTTGGTAAAAGAATAGGTTGCTTTAGAGCGTtagccaggtggtgggcatgtCCTTGCTGGAACGCCCTGATGGTAGAGTGGTAAGGAATTGGAGCCCCATCTAATTCCATTGCAGGGGACCAATTGGCCTGTGTGCGGTGCACTTCGGCCTGATTGTGGCTTTCCCCACTCTCTACAGAAGGGGCACGTGTTCTACCCTTGACaacctgttgttgttgttgttgcttagGCTTCTTCTGTTGCACCACTTCTGTCTCCTCGGccttgtttttccttttctttttggtgtcgGGAACAGGAATCTTAGGGTCGAAAGGAGGAAGAGGTGGTGGCAGCTTAAGAGGGGGTTGAGATCCAACTGTATCCTTTTTGCTAGCTTGCATACCCCTCTTGGTCATCAGCGATCTTAGGCTGGACATCTCGTCTTCCTCGGAACGGGTATCAACTTACGCAATTACTAAGCCCTTTATGCCAGAACTCTCGGAAGGTTCGTTTTCTTCGTCCGAGATGGCGACAATGTGGCTTTCTGTAGGTCTCTCTGCCTCCTCGATACGAAACTGGTTGATTTCCTCTTCAATGGATAGGTGCGAAGACGCTGAATTTTCTCGGATGACTGTTGCCTGAGAACGTACCAAAAAAGGAACCGCTTTTATCGGGCGTACGTAGAGGATAGTCGAGGGATCGTCAGGTAATTCGTGTGTGTTGAGAAAGCCTGGTCTCGAAATGTTTATCCTTTTACATCTCTCATCACCCGCAGTGATCGCGTTGCCAATGTCTTGGAAATCTTCTAACAGAGGGTCGTATCCCAATATGAGATGGGTTGCCCTTACTTGCAGGTCTTTGCTCACGAACACCTCGGATCGTAGAACGCGATTGAGGTTCGCGACGCTGCAAAAGCTTAGACAGGGTCGTACGTGTTGTTTGTTTGCAAAAACATCTGAGGAGACAGGCATGGTTAGATCAGCAATAAATGCCAAATAAAGAAGTAATAACATACAATTTAACTAGAAATGGTAAAGTTAATAGAACCAAATCACGGGTTAGGGAATCTAattcctatggagtcacacctggggtTCCCCATTCGATTGCGCAATGAGGATCGTCGTGCCACATTCCAGAAGCAATCAGGTAATCGTCCTTCatacctttgttggatttgggaagacaggatatgagcctaacGACACTAGATTTAGATTTGAGATAGTATCCTACATCTTTAAgcttatggcactcgtacatgtaaacaatgtcgtgccatgtgaggtttagacccatttgctcatttagagcgtcaaCACAGCCTAAGACTCTAAACATGTTGGGTGTacattggtctgggcataacctgTGGTTGCAGAGGTATTCACTTGTTACATTTTTCATGGGAAgtgtcatcccaccttctaagAATGCGATgatgggaatgacaacttctCCTTCCTTCCTATCGTTAGCTATGGCTTCAGGGGGCAATATCTTAAGCCTACGTTTTGAGGAATGCGATATTTAGCTCGAAAACCCTCCATATCGGCATCagtatctactagacacttaaatctacccatttggtgggaatAAGAATGGAGATTTAGAGAGGGAAATGATGTAATTAATGGCCGAGGACAATAGCCGAGAAGAaatgagtttaatttttttttttgagaacttaCGGAAAAGAGGCAGATACTTCTTCGCGAGCTTCTtaagaggaaagaaaataagaaattttgagatttgattgatttctgaagtgAGAGGTTGAGTTTCGGTTTCCTAGGTGTTTTGGTGTGTGGGAGGCGGCATTGAATGGGAATTATCCCACCCAAATTTGAGAAAGAATTCGGATGGTTAGATGcgcatctcaccgttgaacgtggaggacaaggtgtaacttacagCCATTAATACGGGTGTTACGGATTTTGAAGTGTCAGAAGCGGTTTAAAAGAAGCGAAGTGACTCTTTCACGTGTGACAATTTGCAAAGCATGTGGAGATTGTGGcgttggttcaaaactccaattttcttcttggttgtggagaaaaatgaagttttgaggggttATTTTGGAggtaaaatggtcaaaacaCGTATTTGGGCCTTGAGCCTGATATTGGTGGTGTAAGCCTGTCCGAGCAAAGCCTTTGAGGCCCACAAGTTAGCTTTTGCTGGAAAGGTTGATGATGTAGTCCGAGGAAAGGCATCTCCTTGGCTGAGTCCGATAAAGATTGTATGATACGTCATGATGTTTGGGGAGAGAATTCTGAAAAGTTTGGTGGGTAAAGATATGTTTCACGCTGTTATAGAGAGgaagaacgtatgagaaatatcaagggaaaaagctgctaccaccgcattaaagaccctgcacctacctctctggctgcattaatggggaaatgacatctgaataATACCAATTAGCCTTACAGCTGTTATTTGAGGTCTTCCAGAGGGCggtggagaaagaaaaagatctgGATCattgatttgtgttacacgtggaaggTGGAGGGAAGAGGGAgagtgatataaaaggaaaaagagaaggaaaaaggaagggcgatatttttcaattgtaatttattgttaaaagaaagaaaggcaatacaagccACCCTCGGCTTATATCTGAGgagaatttttattattctcatcCATTGATTGTGTAGGTAGTGGCAATCTAGTCCGCTTATCTGTTGTTCAATATCCATAAAACTTatgtttcaagcccacgctctacaaattttattgcataaggCTCTTTGGGTCTGAGCACATCACGCGTTTGGGTCCGGATATAAATGGTGAATTTACAATAATCATATttatcaatattattattttgcatgTGAAAAAATACAAGTCAACCATAATCGGTTCAAGTCAACCTTCAACCCGGTACACCTAACTTACTTGCAACTCATTAAGACTACAAGTTCCTAATCCGAACCTGATCTAACTCATGACCGGTTTAACTTGCCTCGTGTTTGACCTGACCCGACCTGACCTGTTTGCATTGTGTAAATTGGCAAGTGGTAGAATGAAatctattttgatttttgaagtaTGCACGTTGAGGAATTTTGAGTGGTTAAAAATTTGCCAAAGAAAGAGGCAATCACTAATAGTAATTAGCATTAGCGGGAACGAGACGGGGAGCTAGCATCACGCACTCACACTTACACTTACACATGGCCAATATTGTTCAGTGCAACTCTCTTCCTCACTTGTGCAAACCAAGTAGAATCTCAACGCCCTTGTTATCCTCAATCTCACTTACTCGTTCAATCTCAAATGTTAGCACAACTTCCAACGCATTGAAGCTCTCCGCTcccaggtctctctctctctgatatgTGTGTTTAGCTTTACAGTTCATATTGAGAGATGCAAGTAGTATTAGTGATATTTTACTTTACTTGCACTTGCAGACTGAATAGGACTGTTTCTGCTGTGGTTTCTGAAGAGAACGCAGTTGGGTCGAATTTTTCTGGCACTGATGTGTTCAAACTCACTTACTTAGAGGTGGGTTTTCGTTTTTTTCATCTGGGTCTTTCTTAATTTTGCTTAAGCTTTTTATTAACATGCATGTAGAAACTATTCTTTGTTTAGGGAAATTCTTGGTTGTGGGATGTGGATGGATTGAAAATACTGGTTGATCCAATCTTGGTGGgtaatttggattttggaatTCCCTGGCTTTATGATGCAGCCAAGAAATACTTGAAGAATTTCCAGGTATCTTTTAGATGTTAATAGCTGTTACTTTGCATGTACCTCTGGTTTTGAATATGttggcccccccccccccccccctttttttggtaagtttttTGTGGGAATTAACAAGCTTATTCTGACTGGTATGAAACTTTGTGCAGCTTCGTGATCTTCCTGAAATCGATTGCTTGCTGATCACACAGAGCCTTGATGATCACTGCCACTTGAATACCTTGAGACCGCTCTCAATAAAGTTCCCAAATCTTAGAGTCTTAGCAACTCCAAATGCTAGGCCGCTGCTGGATCCCCTTTTCAGCAATGTACGTATATATTGTAGCTTGGACTTTTTGCTGACTGAATTCTGATTTTGTCTTCAATTTTCATATTCTGTATAATTCATGTATGAACAATTGAAACATTCTTCGTGGATGCCCAAAGATAAATTAGCACATCAACATTGGCATAATGGTTCTTGGTTAAAATTTTACACTTAATTGGTACTTATATCATATTGGAATTCATTGAACTCGTTTGTATCTAGGGTGTGTCTTGAACTCTACTCTTTTTTGCAAAACCTCTCTCATTAAGTGGGGTATGAAGAGCTTGGCCTACAATTGAGGCTCATTGGCTTTGTTCTGTAGCAGACCTGGTAGTATATATAGAGATTGTTTCCCATTTTTTAGTGTTATTGCATAATATCCTTTTTGCGGCATTAGCATATTCAAGAAAGATGCAGCAACTGCATTATGTATTGTATGACATGATCTGTTAGTGGATTTCTGGCTGCTCATTGCCCATGATTGTTGATGAAAGGTCCAAACATCTTAATAGCTTGTGTTCCCTGTGTGATTGTTTTGGCTTGTTTCTTGATTTCCTTTTTCATGCTAATTAGGAAGAAACTGACAACTTTGCTCTCCAACCTGTTACTGCAATATTGTTTGCATATGTGTAGAATCTGCTAAATCATCGGACTCTTATCCGTCAGCCTTCCTTTGTTTTATGTGCAAACTTTAGCATTACCATTGTTATGCATCTTAGTGTAGCATACGTCCAGATGCTATGAATCACTTGTGATAGGTTTAGATCTTAAAAAGGTCATACAAAAGAACAAGTCTGTATGAAATTGCAGTCGATTTCAACAAAGCCTATATCTCACCAACTCATAACCAGTGATTTTAAATCCTTCTTAACCATGCTGCTCTATCTGGAACCTCATTTTATGTTAAATCCCTGGAAATCAAATAACTTCCCTATGCTATTGAATTTGTAGATCTTCATtgcaatattaattttaaattctcatGTGTTCGTTGATCAGCTAACATGCCATAAAGATGTCGTTTCTTTATGTGAAACATGTGAagagagttttttatttttaatttttaaccatATTGGAATTTATTATTACTAGAAGAAGcatattttgtattttcaaattatttaatattcttCCCCTAGAAGAAGAGCATAGCACAAATAAGctaaagaattaaataaacGTCTAAAgcttaaaatgaaaaagaagaagcagaagaagaagaagaagaagaagaagaagaagaagaagaagaagaagaagatgacatagttatctaaaaaattaatttatgtagTCAGCTGGAATACTTGAGATTGATCATGATGGAAAAGGCTGCAAACAAGTTCCAACTGGACACCTTAACAGTGCCCTATTATATCTTCATCATGGGATTTTTGAAGATGTATATTGCATAATGCTTGAAAGGTGTAAATTATGAAAAGAAGCCAATTTTCTGTCTGCAGGCAGTATTTAAATGGGACAAGAATGCTGGAGAGTGAAGGAAAGTTGAAATTTCTTGTCATTTAATATTGTCCCTTATCTAGAATGGCATAAAAGTTTCACAACTTTCAAGGTCCATTCGCTTGCATCTTCCTCCAAATTGTTTACTGTAAATTTCACAAGCAAGTTCAGTTTTCATGAGAAAAAAATCAATGGTGCCTCATTAGCCAATCAAAATCATAAGCAATTAGGAAGATTTGAGTTTAAGTAATATTCGTAGATTTTATTCCACAGAATATGCTTCTTAATGGTAAATGGAAAGATATATTATTACCATTCCTGTGAATGTCTGAATGTGTATTTATATTTAACATGTTGCACTGACATATGAGATAACATAGCAATCATACACATTACTGTGTTGATCCATTGAAGCATTtccatttcaattttcaaaattagttCCTCAATTTTCAGGTCACATACATAGAACCTGGTCAGAGCTCTGTTATTGAAGCAAGAAATGGTTCTAAAGTCAGAGTTCAG
This region includes:
- the LOC142606722 gene encoding uncharacterized protein LOC142606722 isoform X1 — protein: MANIVQCNSLPHLCKPSRISTPLLSSISLTRSISNVSTTSNALKLSAPRLNRTVSAVVSEENAVGSNFSGTDVFKLTYLEGNSWLWDVDGLKILVDPILVGNLDFGIPWLYDAAKKYLKNFQLRDLPEIDCLLITQSLDDHCHLNTLRPLSIKFPNLRVLATPNARPLLDPLFSNVTYIEPGQSSVIEARNGSKVRVQATAGPVLGPPWQRPENGYLVNSTQGQLTLYYEPHCVYNKDLLEKERADIVITPVIKQLLPKFTLVSGQEDAVRLARLLHAKFIVPMKNGDLNSKGLLASIIQAEGTIESFKELLSKEIPDAQVLEPTPGIPLEVQSPSNLP
- the LOC142606722 gene encoding uncharacterized protein LOC142606722 isoform X2 yields the protein MANIVQCNSLPHLCKPSRISTPLLSSISLTRSISNVSTTSNALKLSAPRLNRTVSAVVSEENAVGSNFSGTDVFKLTYLEGNSWLWDVDGLKILVDPILVGNLDFGIPWLYDAAKKYLKNFQLRDLPEIDCLLITQSLDDHCHLNTLRPLSIKFPNLRVLATPNARPLLDPLFSNVTYIEPGQSSVIEARNGSKVRVQATAGPVLGPPWQRPENGYLVNSTQGQLTLYYEPHCVYNKDLLEKERADIVITPVIKQLLPKFTLVSGQEDAVRLARLLHAKFIVPMKNGDLNSKGLLASIIQAEGTIESFKKYVHIIS